A single genomic interval of Fibrobacter sp. harbors:
- a CDS encoding glycogen/starch synthase, whose protein sequence is MEILVVSPEAGNWRTLSPLATAVNRMTYAFARAGANALTCSPFYKPLLQDLEGYSCVFSGTEKLHGKPYEIWKSPGDPFHTYIYNEEYFGRPDIYGPPGDLPYGDNHLRFAFLASAALDYAQETGFKCQAILGHEWGGALAGALIHTVYQEAFGQVPFFFTVHNITYDFHVSSSEIENIGLPRQDFNMDGYEFWGKVSLLKAGICYAHKVLFPSPGYRDAMINTNLPGGLSGFLIHNQDKLIGVQFGVSYQVWDFNSKDKLPIKQAKKKARAKLEGILGCEVGNKPILYAHLDPEAGNTSETLATILSDIAKQDIFIVVGIAPDDPEWNYYQDVSKQYPGIMAVRPIETKSASALRDVLAGSDILFAANLKEPSTSIILKALATGTLPLTGRNVGVATMLDDYAPETSGCANAFLVDDANAPHQMLRRLKDALHVYYEESADWDKAVINAYSGFHYEWDRTIGKYLLILGELGL, encoded by the coding sequence ATGGAAATCCTGGTGGTCAGTCCAGAAGCCGGAAATTGGCGGACGCTGAGTCCCCTGGCCACCGCTGTAAACCGGATGACCTACGCCTTTGCAAGGGCCGGAGCCAACGCCCTGACTTGCTCCCCTTTCTACAAGCCCCTGTTGCAGGATCTGGAAGGTTACAGTTGCGTTTTCAGCGGCACTGAAAAGCTCCACGGCAAGCCCTACGAAATCTGGAAATCTCCGGGGGACCCCTTCCACACCTACATCTACAACGAAGAATACTTCGGCAGGCCCGATATTTACGGCCCTCCCGGCGACCTTCCCTACGGCGACAACCACCTGCGGTTCGCCTTCCTGGCTTCTGCCGCCCTGGACTACGCCCAGGAAACTGGTTTCAAGTGCCAGGCGATTCTCGGCCACGAATGGGGCGGTGCCCTGGCCGGAGCCCTTATCCATACCGTTTACCAAGAAGCCTTTGGCCAGGTTCCCTTCTTCTTTACGGTCCACAACATTACCTACGACTTCCACGTTTCCTCTAGCGAAATCGAAAATATTGGGCTACCCAGGCAAGATTTCAATATGGACGGCTACGAATTCTGGGGTAAGGTAAGCCTTTTGAAGGCCGGCATCTGCTATGCCCACAAGGTGCTATTCCCCTCTCCGGGCTATCGCGACGCCATGATCAACACCAACTTGCCCGGCGGTCTCAGCGGATTCTTGATTCACAACCAGGACAAACTGATTGGCGTGCAGTTCGGTGTCAGCTACCAAGTCTGGGACTTCAACAGCAAGGACAAGTTGCCCATCAAGCAGGCAAAGAAGAAAGCCCGTGCCAAACTGGAGGGAATACTGGGGTGCGAGGTCGGGAACAAACCAATCCTCTACGCCCACCTGGATCCCGAAGCAGGCAACACTTCGGAAACCCTGGCCACTATCCTTTCGGATATTGCCAAGCAGGACATCTTTATCGTGGTGGGCATCGCTCCAGACGATCCAGAATGGAACTACTACCAGGATGTTTCCAAACAGTATCCGGGAATCATGGCGGTTCGGCCCATCGAGACCAAGAGTGCCAGCGCCCTGCGCGACGTGCTGGCCGGTTCCGACATCTTGTTCGCGGCAAACCTGAAGGAGCCATCCACCTCCATCATCTTGAAGGCCCTCGCCACAGGAACGCTTCCCCTGACCGGACGTAACGTCGGGGTGGCCACCATGCTGGACGACTACGCCCCGGAAACTTCGGGATGCGCCAACGCCTTCTTGGTGGATGACGCCAACGCTCCCCACCAGATGTTGCGCAGGCTGAAAGATGCCCTGCACGTTTATTACGAAGAAAGTGCCGACTGGGACAAGGCGGTGATAAACGCCTACAGCGGGTTCCACTACGAGTGGGACCGGACTATCGGAAAATATTTACTAATTTTGGGCGAACTGGGACTTTAG
- a CDS encoding outer membrane lipoprotein carrier protein LolA, whose protein sequence is MRNRFLFLLSFLCLLASAAYALTADQVMKKSQDWFKSGKAWSLDFKLQLFYADSPDIVSQQGKLVVAEGDKFKLELAGIKFYSDGESMWQHNVEQKQVLIKLVEDLSSSLHPSELLFKYLNCKALSVSEGVFANQKLWVLKLDPSKYKGQFTQMEVWLSQKDFSPVRLFTVDPSGNSSWYNIVNLKVMKNVSVEDFRYKALPGVDEIDMR, encoded by the coding sequence ATGAGAAACCGATTTCTTTTTTTATTGTCTTTTTTGTGCTTGCTTGCCTCCGCTGCATATGCCCTGACTGCCGACCAGGTCATGAAAAAATCCCAGGACTGGTTCAAGTCGGGCAAGGCCTGGAGTCTTGATTTCAAGCTGCAGCTGTTCTACGCGGATTCTCCGGATATCGTAAGCCAGCAGGGTAAGCTCGTAGTGGCTGAAGGGGACAAGTTCAAGCTGGAACTGGCGGGCATCAAGTTCTACAGCGACGGCGAAAGCATGTGGCAGCACAACGTGGAGCAGAAGCAGGTTTTAATCAAGTTGGTGGAAGACCTGTCCTCTTCGCTGCACCCTTCGGAGCTGTTGTTCAAGTACCTGAACTGCAAGGCCTTGAGCGTTTCGGAAGGTGTGTTTGCCAACCAGAAGCTCTGGGTGCTCAAGCTGGACCCTTCTAAGTACAAGGGGCAGTTCACCCAGATGGAGGTCTGGCTCTCTCAAAAGGACTTTTCTCCGGTGCGGCTCTTTACGGTGGACCCGTCGGGCAATTCTAGCTGGTATAACATCGTGAACCTGAAGGTCATGAAAAACGTGTCCGTTGAGGACTTTCGGTACAAGGCCCTCCCTGGGGTAGATGAAATCGACATGCGGTAG
- a CDS encoding DNA replication/repair protein RecF, which produces MISELWIENVRSLVSRELMFSPGINVVGGPNGCGKTTVLESVHLLSQGFSFRARDLKEMISWNADEFILRGNFEDAGRSTARGIRMGRRTCEVRENGESLKSVAALFGNLPAVVMQPSDIELLRGAPDVRRRWLDEILCFRSAANATTLRNYRRILQQRNQWLRQFKREGSATGGEELFLVLTDQLADLGAKLWAARIELSKEISPIITGYYRKLSNGIDEITCAYKSSILKELDALDGAEFLDDFGLDQAASSTNGSADCLASDSGELSDGSVDENALREAYRRKLSGLEYAEKIQGITLSGPHKDDLGVRIGDVEMRSSGSQGQCRCAAIAMRFAAVDVASRYLNKPILLLDDVFAELDVNRRDAVAALIRQKQCQVIIATPEPEELPFKADNEIKLRQA; this is translated from the coding sequence GTGATTTCGGAACTTTGGATAGAGAACGTCCGGAGTCTTGTTTCCAGGGAACTGATGTTTTCTCCCGGAATCAACGTGGTGGGCGGCCCTAACGGCTGCGGAAAGACCACGGTTCTGGAATCTGTCCATCTGCTTTCCCAGGGTTTTTCTTTTCGGGCACGTGACCTGAAGGAGATGATATCCTGGAACGCGGACGAGTTTATTCTTCGAGGAAATTTCGAGGATGCCGGCCGCTCGACTGCCCGCGGAATTCGCATGGGACGAAGAACCTGTGAGGTTCGTGAAAACGGGGAATCCCTCAAGTCGGTGGCGGCTCTTTTCGGGAACTTACCCGCCGTGGTGATGCAGCCTTCGGATATTGAGCTTTTACGCGGAGCTCCGGATGTGCGCAGGCGCTGGCTGGACGAAATCCTTTGTTTTAGGTCGGCGGCAAACGCTACGACCTTGCGGAACTACCGGCGGATTTTGCAGCAGCGGAACCAGTGGCTTAGGCAGTTCAAGCGGGAAGGTTCAGCCACCGGCGGCGAAGAACTGTTCCTGGTGCTTACGGACCAGCTGGCCGACCTGGGTGCAAAACTCTGGGCCGCCCGTATAGAACTTTCAAAAGAGATTTCGCCGATTATTACGGGCTATTACCGCAAGCTTTCCAACGGCATTGACGAAATTACCTGCGCTTACAAGAGTTCCATTCTCAAGGAGCTGGACGCCTTGGACGGTGCGGAATTTCTGGACGATTTCGGGCTTGACCAGGCGGCTTCTTCGACCAACGGGAGCGCGGATTGCCTTGCGTCGGACTCTGGAGAACTGAGCGACGGCTCCGTAGATGAAAACGCCCTGCGTGAGGCTTACCGCCGTAAGCTTTCGGGCCTGGAATACGCCGAAAAAATCCAGGGGATTACGCTGTCGGGCCCTCATAAAGATGACCTTGGCGTACGCATCGGTGATGTGGAGATGCGTTCTTCGGGCTCCCAGGGACAGTGCCGCTGTGCGGCTATTGCCATGCGTTTTGCCGCCGTAGATGTGGCCAGCCGTTACCTGAACAAGCCAATCCTTTTGCTGGACGATGTGTTTGCGGAACTGGACGTGAACCGACGCGATGCCGTAGCCGCCCTGATTCGACAAAAGCAGTGCCAGGTGATTATCGCCACTCCCGAACCCGAAGAGCTGCCGTTCAAGGCGGACAACGAAATAAAACTTCGTCAAGCGTAG
- the mscL gene encoding large-conductance mechanosensitive channel protein MscL, giving the protein MGIKGKATSLLEEFKAFALKGNIVDMAIGVIIGGAFGKIVTSFVNDIVMPCVNAIVASLGAEGAGEGLKALTYTTAAGAQIPYGAFIGNIVDFLIVAIVVFIVMKKFLGFVQNMRKKEEEKPAEPPAPPEPSVEEKLLTEIRDLLKK; this is encoded by the coding sequence ATGGGTATCAAAGGAAAAGCAACATCCCTCCTTGAAGAATTCAAGGCTTTCGCCCTCAAGGGCAACATCGTCGACATGGCCATCGGTGTTATCATCGGCGGTGCATTCGGCAAAATTGTCACCAGCTTCGTGAACGACATCGTCATGCCCTGCGTGAACGCCATCGTGGCAAGCCTCGGTGCAGAAGGTGCCGGCGAAGGCCTCAAGGCCCTCACCTACACAACCGCCGCCGGAGCCCAGATTCCCTACGGAGCCTTCATCGGCAACATCGTGGACTTCCTGATCGTTGCCATCGTGGTGTTCATCGTCATGAAGAAGTTCCTGGGATTCGTGCAGAACATGCGCAAGAAGGAAGAAGAAAAACCGGCCGAACCGCCTGCACCGCCAGAGCCGTCTGTCGAAGAAAAACTCCTTACCGAAATCCGCGATTTGCTGAAGAAGTGA